ATTATGTTTTCTAACTTCCATCCGCAAAATGACCCGTTGCGGATGTTCGCGCGGATAAATAGGCATTAATCCTTTCGATTGCGGGTTACCATCGAATTCCGCTAACGATTCTACTGCAGGGTTTATAAACCCGTAGGTAGCTCGAATATAATTATCTGCATCGCGCCAGATAACTAACCCGACTTGCGCATAGGGTTCTGCTGGTATAAACTCATCAATTTCCACCTGAAAATAATAATCAGACTTAAATTTCGGCTGTCGGAACAGAATCGCTTTTTGATTATTTTGATTGCGATAACAATCGCCGGTAATATCAGTGAACTGAATGCCGCAGTCGGTCAGGCACAGAAAATCGAATAGATCGTTCGGAGCAACTGTTTGCCAGCTCCGCTTAAATTCCGCTCTATCGTTATAGATTAGATTATCTTGAAACAGAACAGATTCGGTAGCGTAAGTGAGAGAAATATAACCGATAAGAAATAGAAATATCCATAAATATTTGAGTTTGCCGGGCGGGGTTTGAAACTTAGATTGTGGAATTTGGAAATTATCCATTGCTACTTCTTCCGGCTGGTATCTCTCTGGTAAGTATCGAAAACCGATTTATCGTTCGTATCGAGATAGATTTGTTCGGTTCGTTCATCGAGAACAACCCATCGGTCAATCTGCCCATCCTGATTCGAATCGAATTCAATCCAGCCAGGATATTCATATTTTTCCGGCAGCCCGTTATCATCCGCATCGAATAATGACATTTTCCAATCACCCCATTGCGAAATGATGATATATTCCGGGTTACCATCTTTATTGCTATCCGCAGTCTCGAAAATAAACGAAACACCACCAGGACGACTATAATATTCTAGGTTTCGTTTCCGACCGTTATCGAAATAATAGATGAAATTCAACTGCGGGTTGATATAATCCTTTTCCGGATTATGTTCCCGAACCAGAATCTGTCTGATTAATTCCGGATACCGTTCGCGGATATGTTTCTCGAATAATGGCGTATAGTTGACAATACGATTCCAATCGGGGTCAGTAACCTCTTTCGCTAGCTCAAGTCGGTTTTGCGGCGGTTTCTCGTTCACTGCATCTACGATTCCGGTACCGGTTAACGAAATTTTTTGACCGCGTTTGATTCCGTTCTTATCATATACCGTCCACGAGATAGTATATGGCGTATCTTTCCCCGGCATAAACCATTCGGTGCGCGCGAGCCCTTTTCCATCGAAATATTCGCGTTTATCGCACGAACCATCCGTATCATCATCATAGGCGAGTCCGATAACTTTCTCGTTTTCGATAATCGGGGTAATACTATCCAGATGTCGCGCTTGTTTAATGAGATTAACGATATCTAACGTGCCTTTCATCACCGCTGTATAGAGCGCTAGACGAATATTCTCCTGCGCACCGGCATCAAGCAGAAGTTTAACGATATCCGACCGACCGAAATATGCAGCGATAACCAGCGCAGGTTTCCCGAGTTCATCTTTCGTGTCCGGATTAGCGCCCGAAGATAAAAACCGATTCACCTGTTCCGGTTCATTCAAAACGATTGCGGTTATCAGGTTTTTATTCATATCCGCACCATATTTCGGTGCACCGGCGGTAACCAGCAGTTGCGCAAGTTCCGCATATTCGTTCATTGCAGCGAGTGTAACTGCGGTATCGCCATCTTTCGATTTCAAGGTAACATTCGCACCGCTTTTCAGTAATAAAGTAACGATATCCGTTTTCCCGAGCATCGCCGCAAGCATCAGCGGTGTATATCCGAAAACGGTATCCGCAGAATTAACATTAGCCCCGGATTGAATCAATAGTTTAACGATTTCAAGATTACCGGTTCTCGTCGCAAAATGGATTGCCGTTAATCCGATCGGTGTT
The bacterium genome window above contains:
- a CDS encoding ankyrin repeat domain-containing protein; the encoded protein is MQYTKLICCWLIWFSVTLQPVFSLTPTEAKKELAKRNIPFTKDMFIQSVLQGDTAVVSLFFTAGMNPNLQHSETGYTALMLAAGSENPALVKMFVQKGAMVNAKTPIGLTAIHFATRTGNLEIVKLLIQSGANVNSADTVFGYTPLMLAAMLGKTDIVTLLLKSGANVTLKSKDGDTAVTLAAMNEYAELAQLLVTAGAPKYGADMNKNLITAIVLNEPEQVNRFLSSGANPDTKDELGKPALVIAAYFGRSDIVKLLLDAGAQENIRLALYTAVMKGTLDIVNLIKQARHLDSITPIIENEKVIGLAYDDDTDGSCDKREYFDGKGLARTEWFMPGKDTPYTISWTVYDKNGIKRGQKISLTGTGIVDAVNEKPPQNRLELAKEVTDPDWNRIVNYTPLFEKHIRERYPELIRQILVREHNPEKDYINPQLNFIYYFDNGRKRNLEYYSRPGGVSFIFETADSNKDGNPEYIIISQWGDWKMSLFDADDNGLPEKYEYPGWIEFDSNQDGQIDRWVVLDERTEQIYLDTNDKSVFDTYQRDTSRKK